Proteins found in one Primulina eburnea isolate SZY01 chromosome 16, ASM2296580v1, whole genome shotgun sequence genomic segment:
- the LOC140817081 gene encoding TORTIFOLIA1-like protein 4 isoform X2 — MGVSKQSSGSLKTRVNICLNKLSDRDTLSMATNELEGIARALSSDDFVPFLNCISTTDSSEKSPVRRQCVRVFSILSAAHGDALSPHVSRMISAVLRRLRDPDSAVRAACVDAISSITTNVTQPPFSVILKPLVDALFQEQDSNAQMGVALCVSAAVDAAREVDASELRKLLPRVLKLIKKDCFKAKPSLLVLTGSIVDTCCVKNKSLLSSLVYTAVEFLSSEDWAARKAAADVLEKAAATADKDLAAEFKGSCVAALESRRFDKVKVTRETMNQALERWRDVPDVLEEVTSPKGSSCSSSGYSPVLVSRSVSADRGSVTPQFKKVTPTKSPVSSCSSTGRSQKSIVRNDQEKKPCTSNPNMPELRRNFRSRVVPFNFNSDDLDVGYGDSIHEKLGTQTEFEDLSLICDQLVQIENQQSTLLDILQKFIGSSQKGLNSLEKRVEGLEKVVDEMSQDLAIPGTWNYM; from the exons ATGGGAGTTTCGAAACAATCATCCggcagcctcaagacaagagtTAACATTTGTCTTAATAAGCTTTCCGACAGAGACACGCTTTCTATGGCCACCAACGAACTCGAAGGCATCGCTAGAGCACTCTCCAGTGACGATTTTGTACCTTTCTTGAACTGTATTTCTACTACAGACTCGTCGGAGAAATCACCCGTCCGCCGCCAGTGCGTGCGTGTTTTCAGCATCCTCTCCGCCGCACATGGCGATGCCCTGTCGCCCCACGTGTCCCGCATGATCTCCGCCGTCCTCCGCCGTCTCCGAGACCCGGACTCCGCAGTACGCGCCGCCTGCGTTGACGCCATTTCATCAATCACGACAAATGTTACCCAACCTCCGTTTTCTGTCATCCTCAAGCCCCTTGTCGACGCGCTCTTCCAGGAGCAGGATTCGAACGCGCAGATGGGAGTGGCGCTCTGTGTATCCGCCGCAGTGGATGCGGCAAGGGAGGTGGATGCTTCAGAGCTTAGAAAGCTCTTGCCGAGAGTTCTGAAGTTGATCAAAAAGGACTGTTTCAAGGCAAAGCCTTCTTTGTTAGTATTAACTGGGAGCATTGTAGACACTTGTTGTGTGAAAAATAAGAGCCTGTTGAGTTCTTTGGTTTACACCGCGGTCGAATTCCTGAGTAGTGAAGACTGGGCGGCGAGAAAAGCTGCGGCAGATGTTTTAGAGAAAGCGGCGGCCACGGCGGACAAAGATTTGGCTGCAGAGTTCAAGGGAAGTTGTGTCGCTGCTTTGGAGAGCCGAAGATTTGACAAG GTAAAGGTTACTAGGGAGACGATGAATCAGGCACTGGAGAGGTGGAGAGATGTTCCTGACGTGTTGGAAGAGGTGACATCCCCTAAAGGT AGCAGCTGCAGCAGCAGTGGGTACTCCCCGGTTCTGGTTTCTAGAAGTGTTTCGGCAGACAGGGGCTCGGTAACTCCCCAATTCAAAAAAGTAACTCCTACGAAATCGCCGGTGTCGAGCTGCTCATCCACCGGCAGAAGTCAAAAGAGCATTGTAAGAAATGACCAGGAAAAGAAACCTTGTACCTCGAATCCCAACATGCCAGAATTGAGGAGAAACTTTCGGTCCCGAGTTGTCCCGTTCAATTTTAATAGTGATGATCTGGATGTGGGTTATGGAGATTCTATCCATGAAAAGCTGGGGACTCAAACGGAGTTCGAGGATTTGTCTTTGATTTGTGATCAACTTGTACAGATTGAGAATCAACAATCTACTTTGCTGGATATCCTTCAG AAATTCATAGGAAGCTCCCAGAAAGGGCTGAATTCCCTGGAAAAACGAGTGGAAGGGCTGGAGAAGGTGGTGGACGAAATGTCTCAGGATTTGGCAATCCCCGGAACCTGGAATTATATGTAG
- the LOC140817081 gene encoding TORTIFOLIA1-like protein 4 isoform X1, whose amino-acid sequence MGVSKQSSGSLKTRVNICLNKLSDRDTLSMATNELEGIARALSSDDFVPFLNCISTTDSSEKSPVRRQCVRVFSILSAAHGDALSPHVSRMISAVLRRLRDPDSAVRAACVDAISSITTNVTQPPFSVILKPLVDALFQEQDSNAQMGVALCVSAAVDAAREVDASELRKLLPRVLKLIKKDCFKAKPSLLVLTGSIVDTCCVKNKSLLSSLVYTAVEFLSSEDWAARKAAADVLEKAAATADKDLAAEFKGSCVAALESRRFDKVKVTRETMNQALERWRDVPDVLEEVTSPKGSGSSCSSSGYSPVLVSRSVSADRGSVTPQFKKVTPTKSPVSSCSSTGRSQKSIVRNDQEKKPCTSNPNMPELRRNFRSRVVPFNFNSDDLDVGYGDSIHEKLGTQTEFEDLSLICDQLVQIENQQSTLLDILQKFIGSSQKGLNSLEKRVEGLEKVVDEMSQDLAIPGTWNYM is encoded by the exons ATGGGAGTTTCGAAACAATCATCCggcagcctcaagacaagagtTAACATTTGTCTTAATAAGCTTTCCGACAGAGACACGCTTTCTATGGCCACCAACGAACTCGAAGGCATCGCTAGAGCACTCTCCAGTGACGATTTTGTACCTTTCTTGAACTGTATTTCTACTACAGACTCGTCGGAGAAATCACCCGTCCGCCGCCAGTGCGTGCGTGTTTTCAGCATCCTCTCCGCCGCACATGGCGATGCCCTGTCGCCCCACGTGTCCCGCATGATCTCCGCCGTCCTCCGCCGTCTCCGAGACCCGGACTCCGCAGTACGCGCCGCCTGCGTTGACGCCATTTCATCAATCACGACAAATGTTACCCAACCTCCGTTTTCTGTCATCCTCAAGCCCCTTGTCGACGCGCTCTTCCAGGAGCAGGATTCGAACGCGCAGATGGGAGTGGCGCTCTGTGTATCCGCCGCAGTGGATGCGGCAAGGGAGGTGGATGCTTCAGAGCTTAGAAAGCTCTTGCCGAGAGTTCTGAAGTTGATCAAAAAGGACTGTTTCAAGGCAAAGCCTTCTTTGTTAGTATTAACTGGGAGCATTGTAGACACTTGTTGTGTGAAAAATAAGAGCCTGTTGAGTTCTTTGGTTTACACCGCGGTCGAATTCCTGAGTAGTGAAGACTGGGCGGCGAGAAAAGCTGCGGCAGATGTTTTAGAGAAAGCGGCGGCCACGGCGGACAAAGATTTGGCTGCAGAGTTCAAGGGAAGTTGTGTCGCTGCTTTGGAGAGCCGAAGATTTGACAAG GTAAAGGTTACTAGGGAGACGATGAATCAGGCACTGGAGAGGTGGAGAGATGTTCCTGACGTGTTGGAAGAGGTGACATCCCCTAAAG GTAGCGGCAGCAGCTGCAGCAGCAGTGGGTACTCCCCGGTTCTGGTTTCTAGAAGTGTTTCGGCAGACAGGGGCTCGGTAACTCCCCAATTCAAAAAAGTAACTCCTACGAAATCGCCGGTGTCGAGCTGCTCATCCACCGGCAGAAGTCAAAAGAGCATTGTAAGAAATGACCAGGAAAAGAAACCTTGTACCTCGAATCCCAACATGCCAGAATTGAGGAGAAACTTTCGGTCCCGAGTTGTCCCGTTCAATTTTAATAGTGATGATCTGGATGTGGGTTATGGAGATTCTATCCATGAAAAGCTGGGGACTCAAACGGAGTTCGAGGATTTGTCTTTGATTTGTGATCAACTTGTACAGATTGAGAATCAACAATCTACTTTGCTGGATATCCTTCAG AAATTCATAGGAAGCTCCCAGAAAGGGCTGAATTCCCTGGAAAAACGAGTGGAAGGGCTGGAGAAGGTGGTGGACGAAATGTCTCAGGATTTGGCAATCCCCGGAACCTGGAATTATATGTAG